A genomic stretch from Streptomyces sp. QL37 includes:
- the ccrA gene encoding crotonyl-CoA carboxylase/reductase gives MREIVAAALSNEAGEGDFLALEVPESYRGAVVLKEETSMFEGMASVDKDPRKSIHIQDVPTPEPGPGEALIAVMSSAINYNTVWSSIFEPLPTFAFLERYARSGPTAAHHDQPFHVLGSDLSGVVLRTGPGVSRWKAGDRVVAHCLSVELESPDGHDDTMLDPEQRIWGYETNYGGLAELALVKANQLMPKPGHLTWEEAAASGLVNSTAYRQLVSRNGAGMKQGDVVLIWGAGGGVGSYATQLALNGGAVPVCVVSNEHKADLVRSMGAELIIDRAAAGYRFWKDERTQDPSEWRRFGADIRELTGGVDPDIVVEHPGRETFGASVFVARRGGTVVTCASTSGFQHEFDNRYLWMKLKRIVGTHFANYREAWEANQLIARGMIHPTLSRVFPLADTGEAADAVRRNTHSGKVGVLCLAPGEGYGVQDAALRERHLGAINRFRTHQ, from the coding sequence TTGCGGGAAATAGTCGCTGCCGCGCTGTCCAACGAGGCCGGGGAAGGAGACTTCCTGGCGCTGGAGGTGCCGGAGTCTTATCGGGGAGCCGTGGTGCTCAAGGAAGAGACATCCATGTTTGAAGGGATGGCTTCCGTCGACAAGGACCCGCGGAAGTCCATTCACATCCAGGATGTGCCAACACCCGAACCCGGCCCGGGCGAGGCGCTCATTGCCGTCATGTCCAGTGCCATCAACTACAACACCGTCTGGAGTTCCATCTTCGAGCCGCTTCCCACGTTCGCCTTCCTCGAACGGTATGCGCGGTCCGGCCCCACCGCCGCGCACCACGACCAGCCGTTCCACGTGCTGGGTTCGGATCTGTCGGGTGTGGTTCTTCGCACGGGCCCGGGGGTCAGCCGCTGGAAGGCGGGCGACCGGGTGGTCGCCCACTGCCTGTCGGTCGAGTTGGAGTCTCCTGACGGGCATGACGACACGATGCTCGACCCCGAGCAACGGATCTGGGGCTACGAGACCAACTACGGAGGCCTCGCGGAGCTGGCGCTGGTCAAGGCCAACCAGCTCATGCCGAAGCCCGGCCACCTCACCTGGGAGGAGGCGGCCGCCTCAGGGCTGGTCAACTCCACCGCGTACCGCCAGCTCGTCTCTCGCAACGGAGCCGGCATGAAGCAGGGGGACGTGGTCCTGATCTGGGGTGCGGGCGGCGGTGTCGGCTCCTACGCGACCCAACTCGCCCTCAACGGCGGCGCGGTGCCGGTCTGCGTGGTCTCCAACGAGCACAAGGCGGACCTGGTCAGGTCGATGGGTGCCGAGCTGATCATCGATCGCGCGGCGGCCGGATACCGGTTCTGGAAGGACGAGCGGACCCAGGACCCCTCCGAGTGGAGGCGATTCGGCGCCGACATCCGCGAGCTCACGGGCGGGGTGGACCCGGACATCGTCGTGGAGCATCCCGGCAGGGAGACCTTCGGGGCAAGCGTGTTCGTCGCCCGGCGGGGCGGCACGGTCGTGACCTGCGCCTCCACATCCGGGTTCCAGCACGAGTTCGACAACCGGTATCTGTGGATGAAGCTGAAGCGCATTGTCGGCACGCATTTCGCCAACTATCGCGAGGCGTGGGAAGCGAACCAGCTGATTGCTCGCGGAATGATCCATCCCACCCTTTCCCGGGTTTTCCCGCTTGCTGACACCGGCGAGGCTGCGGACGCGGTGCGGCGTAATACGCACAGCGGCAAGGTCGGGGTGCTGTGCCTGGCTCCGGGTGAGGGGTACGGGGTGCAGGACGCCGCACTGCGGGAACGCCATCTCGGAGCAATCAATCGATTCCGGACCCACCAGTGA